In Carya illinoinensis cultivar Pawnee chromosome 16, C.illinoinensisPawnee_v1, whole genome shotgun sequence, a single window of DNA contains:
- the LOC122299381 gene encoding uncharacterized protein LOC122299381 isoform X3, whose translation MDGNSQNTAPPVEGVAGGGTAYGWSHDGLHTSTSIKGSIDPSEVPSADLVHVWCMPSTANVGPQELPRDLEPINLLAARNERESVQIALRPKVSWGGSGIAGLVQVHCNDLCSTSGDRLVVGQELTMRRVVLVLGVPDALVPLDLPVSQETTAVWLSINVPSTQAPGQYEGDVIITAIKTDAGSLAQCLSKAEKHKLYTELRSCLDIVEPIEEKPLEEMVERVKSARTSIRRVLLSPSFSEFFSDNGQVDMMDEDAISNLSVRVKLHLTVWDFIIPATPSLPAVFGISDTVIEDRFGVEHGTDEWYEALDQHFQWLLQYRISPYFCRWGDSMRVLTYTCPWPANHPKSDEYFSDPRLVAYAVPYRAVSGSDASKDYLQKEIEILRTKTHWKKAYFYLWDEPLNLEQYNSIRTMASEIHSFAPDARVLTTYYCGPSDAPLAPSAFDAFVKVPSFLRPHTQIYCTSEWVLGNREDLAKDIIAEIQPENGEEWWTYVCLGPSDPHPNWHLGMRGTQHRAVFWRVWKEGGTGFLYWGANCYEKASVPSAEIRFRRGLPPGDGVLFYPGEVFSCSHQPVASVRLERILSGLQDIEYLKLYASRYGRNEATALLEKTGLYLGPERYTLEHMPVDIMRGEIFTACRT comes from the exons ATGGATG GTAATTCTCAAAATACTGCGCCACCAGTCGAAGGTGTTGCTGGAGGAGGTACTGCTTATGGCTGGAGCCATGATGGCTTACACACTTCAACTTCAATTAAGGGATCAATTGACCCCAGTGAGGTTCCGTCCGCTGATTTGGTGCATGTGTGGTGCATGCCAAGCACTGCAAACGTTGGGCCACAGGAATTGCCAAGAGACTTGGAACCT ATAAATCTTCTTGCAGCcagaaatgaaagagaaagtgTTCAAATTGCTCTACGTCCAAAAGTTTCTTGGGGTGGATCTGGTATTGCAGGGCTTGTGCAAGTTCATTGTAATGATTTATGCTCCACGAGTGGTGATCG CTTGGTTGTTGGACAGGAGTTAACAATGCGACGTGTAGTGCTCGTGTTAGGTGTTCCAGATGCTCTTGTGCCCCTCGATCTTCCAGTTAGCCA AGAGACCACTGCAGTTTGGCTTTCCATTAATGTTCCGAGCACACAGGCCCCTGGTCAATATGAGGGGGATGTCATCATTACTGCTATAAAAACCGATGCTGG ATCTCTAGCACAATGCTTGAGCAAAGCCGAGAAGCATAAACTTTACACAGAACTTAGGAGCTGTCTTGACATTGTGGAGCCCATTGAGGAAAAACCTTTGGAAGAAATG GTAGAAAGAGTGAAATCCGCCCGTACATCTATAAGAAGAGTTCTTCTGTCTCCCTCGTTTTCTGAATTCTTTTCAGATAATGGCCAAGTTGATATGATGGATGAAGATGCTATTTCAAATCTTTCAGTACGTGTGAAATTACATTTGACAGTTTGGGACTTCATTATTCCTGCAACTCCTTCTCTTCCTGCTGTTTTTGGT ATATCTGATACTGTGATCGAGGATCGTTTTGGTGTTGAACATGGGACTGATGAGTGGTATGAAGCATTGGATCAGCATTTCCAGTGGCTTCTTCAATATAGAATTAGCCCATATTTCTGCAGATGGGGAGATAGTATGCGTGTTTTGACATACACCTGCCCTTGGCCAG CCAATCATCCAAAATCAGATGAATATTTTTCGGACCCACGACTTGTGGCATATGCTGTACCATATAGAGCAGTCTCTGG TAGTGATGCTTCAAAGGATTACTTGCAGAAGGAAATTGAGATATTGAGGACAAAGACTCACTGGAAGAAagcttatttttatttgtggGATGAG CCTCTAAACTTGGAACAATATAATTCCATTCGCACCATGGCCAGTGAGATTCACAGTTTTGCACCTGATGCACGTGTCTTAACTACATACTACTGTG GACCAAGTGATGCACCTCTTGCACCGTCTGCTTTTGATGCTTTTGTAAAAGTTCCAAGTTTTTTGCGCCCACATACTCAAATTTATTGCACAAG TGAGTGGGTGCTTGGCAACCGAGAAGATTTGGCAAAGGATATTATTGCTGAAATACAACCAGAAAATGGTGAG GAGTGGTGGACATATGTTTGCCTGGGACCATCCGATCCGCATCCCAATTGGCACCTTGGAATGCGAGGTACACAACACCGTGCTGTTTTCTGGCGTGTATGGAAAGAAGGTGGTACGGGGTTCTTATATTGGGGTGCCAACTGCTATGAGAAGGCATCAGTTCCCAGTGCTGAG ATTAGATTTAGGCGTGGCCTTCCCCCTGGAGATGGAGTTTTGTTCTACCCTGGTGAGGTTTTTTCATGTTCGCATCAACCAGTTGCTTCAGTCAGACTAGAGCGCATTCTCAGTGGCTTGCAG GACATCGAGTACCTGAAGCTCTATGCTTCTAGATATGGTAGGAATGAAGCCACTGCTCTTTTGGAGAAGACAGGTTTGTACCTTGGTCCCGAGCGTTATACACTGGAGCACATGCCAGTCGACATAATGCGGGGTGAGATCTTCACTGCATGCCGAACGTGA
- the LOC122299381 gene encoding uncharacterized protein LOC122299381 isoform X2 has translation MDGNSQNTAPPVEGVAGGGTAYGWSHDGLHTSTSIKGSIDPSEVPSADLVHVWCMPSTANVGPQELPRDLEPINLLAARNERESVQIALRPKVSWGGSGIAGLVQVHCNDLCSTSGDRLVVGQELTMRRVVLVLGVPDALVPLDLPVSQLSLLPGETTAVWLSINVPSTQAPGQYEGDVIITAIKTDAGSLAQCLSKAEKHKLYTELRSCLDIVEPIEEKPLEEMVERVKSARTSIRRVLLSPSFSEFFSDNGQVDMMDEDAISNLSVRVKLHLTVWDFIIPATPSLPAVFGISDTVIEDRFGVEHGTDEWYEALDQHFQWLLQYRISPYFCRWGDSMRVLTYTCPWPANHPKSDEYFSDPRLVAYAVPYRAVSGDASKDYLQKEIEILRTKTHWKKAYFYLWDEPLNLEQYNSIRTMASEIHSFAPDARVLTTYYCGPSDAPLAPSAFDAFVKVPSFLRPHTQIYCTSEWVLGNREDLAKDIIAEIQPENGEEWWTYVCLGPSDPHPNWHLGMRGTQHRAVFWRVWKEGGTGFLYWGANCYEKASVPSAEIRFRRGLPPGDGVLFYPGEVFSCSHQPVASVRLERILSGLQDIEYLKLYASRYGRNEATALLEKTGLYLGPERYTLEHMPVDIMRGEIFTACRT, from the exons ATGGATG GTAATTCTCAAAATACTGCGCCACCAGTCGAAGGTGTTGCTGGAGGAGGTACTGCTTATGGCTGGAGCCATGATGGCTTACACACTTCAACTTCAATTAAGGGATCAATTGACCCCAGTGAGGTTCCGTCCGCTGATTTGGTGCATGTGTGGTGCATGCCAAGCACTGCAAACGTTGGGCCACAGGAATTGCCAAGAGACTTGGAACCT ATAAATCTTCTTGCAGCcagaaatgaaagagaaagtgTTCAAATTGCTCTACGTCCAAAAGTTTCTTGGGGTGGATCTGGTATTGCAGGGCTTGTGCAAGTTCATTGTAATGATTTATGCTCCACGAGTGGTGATCG CTTGGTTGTTGGACAGGAGTTAACAATGCGACGTGTAGTGCTCGTGTTAGGTGTTCCAGATGCTCTTGTGCCCCTCGATCTTCCAGTTAGCCAGTTAAGCCTACTTCCAGG AGAGACCACTGCAGTTTGGCTTTCCATTAATGTTCCGAGCACACAGGCCCCTGGTCAATATGAGGGGGATGTCATCATTACTGCTATAAAAACCGATGCTGG ATCTCTAGCACAATGCTTGAGCAAAGCCGAGAAGCATAAACTTTACACAGAACTTAGGAGCTGTCTTGACATTGTGGAGCCCATTGAGGAAAAACCTTTGGAAGAAATG GTAGAAAGAGTGAAATCCGCCCGTACATCTATAAGAAGAGTTCTTCTGTCTCCCTCGTTTTCTGAATTCTTTTCAGATAATGGCCAAGTTGATATGATGGATGAAGATGCTATTTCAAATCTTTCAGTACGTGTGAAATTACATTTGACAGTTTGGGACTTCATTATTCCTGCAACTCCTTCTCTTCCTGCTGTTTTTGGT ATATCTGATACTGTGATCGAGGATCGTTTTGGTGTTGAACATGGGACTGATGAGTGGTATGAAGCATTGGATCAGCATTTCCAGTGGCTTCTTCAATATAGAATTAGCCCATATTTCTGCAGATGGGGAGATAGTATGCGTGTTTTGACATACACCTGCCCTTGGCCAG CCAATCATCCAAAATCAGATGAATATTTTTCGGACCCACGACTTGTGGCATATGCTGTACCATATAGAGCAGTCTCTGG TGATGCTTCAAAGGATTACTTGCAGAAGGAAATTGAGATATTGAGGACAAAGACTCACTGGAAGAAagcttatttttatttgtggGATGAG CCTCTAAACTTGGAACAATATAATTCCATTCGCACCATGGCCAGTGAGATTCACAGTTTTGCACCTGATGCACGTGTCTTAACTACATACTACTGTG GACCAAGTGATGCACCTCTTGCACCGTCTGCTTTTGATGCTTTTGTAAAAGTTCCAAGTTTTTTGCGCCCACATACTCAAATTTATTGCACAAG TGAGTGGGTGCTTGGCAACCGAGAAGATTTGGCAAAGGATATTATTGCTGAAATACAACCAGAAAATGGTGAG GAGTGGTGGACATATGTTTGCCTGGGACCATCCGATCCGCATCCCAATTGGCACCTTGGAATGCGAGGTACACAACACCGTGCTGTTTTCTGGCGTGTATGGAAAGAAGGTGGTACGGGGTTCTTATATTGGGGTGCCAACTGCTATGAGAAGGCATCAGTTCCCAGTGCTGAG ATTAGATTTAGGCGTGGCCTTCCCCCTGGAGATGGAGTTTTGTTCTACCCTGGTGAGGTTTTTTCATGTTCGCATCAACCAGTTGCTTCAGTCAGACTAGAGCGCATTCTCAGTGGCTTGCAG GACATCGAGTACCTGAAGCTCTATGCTTCTAGATATGGTAGGAATGAAGCCACTGCTCTTTTGGAGAAGACAGGTTTGTACCTTGGTCCCGAGCGTTATACACTGGAGCACATGCCAGTCGACATAATGCGGGGTGAGATCTTCACTGCATGCCGAACGTGA
- the LOC122299381 gene encoding uncharacterized protein LOC122299381 isoform X1, translating into MDGNSQNTAPPVEGVAGGGTAYGWSHDGLHTSTSIKGSIDPSEVPSADLVHVWCMPSTANVGPQELPRDLEPINLLAARNERESVQIALRPKVSWGGSGIAGLVQVHCNDLCSTSGDRLVVGQELTMRRVVLVLGVPDALVPLDLPVSQLSLLPGETTAVWLSINVPSTQAPGQYEGDVIITAIKTDAGSLAQCLSKAEKHKLYTELRSCLDIVEPIEEKPLEEMVERVKSARTSIRRVLLSPSFSEFFSDNGQVDMMDEDAISNLSVRVKLHLTVWDFIIPATPSLPAVFGISDTVIEDRFGVEHGTDEWYEALDQHFQWLLQYRISPYFCRWGDSMRVLTYTCPWPANHPKSDEYFSDPRLVAYAVPYRAVSGSDASKDYLQKEIEILRTKTHWKKAYFYLWDEPLNLEQYNSIRTMASEIHSFAPDARVLTTYYCGPSDAPLAPSAFDAFVKVPSFLRPHTQIYCTSEWVLGNREDLAKDIIAEIQPENGEEWWTYVCLGPSDPHPNWHLGMRGTQHRAVFWRVWKEGGTGFLYWGANCYEKASVPSAEIRFRRGLPPGDGVLFYPGEVFSCSHQPVASVRLERILSGLQDIEYLKLYASRYGRNEATALLEKTGLYLGPERYTLEHMPVDIMRGEIFTACRT; encoded by the exons ATGGATG GTAATTCTCAAAATACTGCGCCACCAGTCGAAGGTGTTGCTGGAGGAGGTACTGCTTATGGCTGGAGCCATGATGGCTTACACACTTCAACTTCAATTAAGGGATCAATTGACCCCAGTGAGGTTCCGTCCGCTGATTTGGTGCATGTGTGGTGCATGCCAAGCACTGCAAACGTTGGGCCACAGGAATTGCCAAGAGACTTGGAACCT ATAAATCTTCTTGCAGCcagaaatgaaagagaaagtgTTCAAATTGCTCTACGTCCAAAAGTTTCTTGGGGTGGATCTGGTATTGCAGGGCTTGTGCAAGTTCATTGTAATGATTTATGCTCCACGAGTGGTGATCG CTTGGTTGTTGGACAGGAGTTAACAATGCGACGTGTAGTGCTCGTGTTAGGTGTTCCAGATGCTCTTGTGCCCCTCGATCTTCCAGTTAGCCAGTTAAGCCTACTTCCAGG AGAGACCACTGCAGTTTGGCTTTCCATTAATGTTCCGAGCACACAGGCCCCTGGTCAATATGAGGGGGATGTCATCATTACTGCTATAAAAACCGATGCTGG ATCTCTAGCACAATGCTTGAGCAAAGCCGAGAAGCATAAACTTTACACAGAACTTAGGAGCTGTCTTGACATTGTGGAGCCCATTGAGGAAAAACCTTTGGAAGAAATG GTAGAAAGAGTGAAATCCGCCCGTACATCTATAAGAAGAGTTCTTCTGTCTCCCTCGTTTTCTGAATTCTTTTCAGATAATGGCCAAGTTGATATGATGGATGAAGATGCTATTTCAAATCTTTCAGTACGTGTGAAATTACATTTGACAGTTTGGGACTTCATTATTCCTGCAACTCCTTCTCTTCCTGCTGTTTTTGGT ATATCTGATACTGTGATCGAGGATCGTTTTGGTGTTGAACATGGGACTGATGAGTGGTATGAAGCATTGGATCAGCATTTCCAGTGGCTTCTTCAATATAGAATTAGCCCATATTTCTGCAGATGGGGAGATAGTATGCGTGTTTTGACATACACCTGCCCTTGGCCAG CCAATCATCCAAAATCAGATGAATATTTTTCGGACCCACGACTTGTGGCATATGCTGTACCATATAGAGCAGTCTCTGG TAGTGATGCTTCAAAGGATTACTTGCAGAAGGAAATTGAGATATTGAGGACAAAGACTCACTGGAAGAAagcttatttttatttgtggGATGAG CCTCTAAACTTGGAACAATATAATTCCATTCGCACCATGGCCAGTGAGATTCACAGTTTTGCACCTGATGCACGTGTCTTAACTACATACTACTGTG GACCAAGTGATGCACCTCTTGCACCGTCTGCTTTTGATGCTTTTGTAAAAGTTCCAAGTTTTTTGCGCCCACATACTCAAATTTATTGCACAAG TGAGTGGGTGCTTGGCAACCGAGAAGATTTGGCAAAGGATATTATTGCTGAAATACAACCAGAAAATGGTGAG GAGTGGTGGACATATGTTTGCCTGGGACCATCCGATCCGCATCCCAATTGGCACCTTGGAATGCGAGGTACACAACACCGTGCTGTTTTCTGGCGTGTATGGAAAGAAGGTGGTACGGGGTTCTTATATTGGGGTGCCAACTGCTATGAGAAGGCATCAGTTCCCAGTGCTGAG ATTAGATTTAGGCGTGGCCTTCCCCCTGGAGATGGAGTTTTGTTCTACCCTGGTGAGGTTTTTTCATGTTCGCATCAACCAGTTGCTTCAGTCAGACTAGAGCGCATTCTCAGTGGCTTGCAG GACATCGAGTACCTGAAGCTCTATGCTTCTAGATATGGTAGGAATGAAGCCACTGCTCTTTTGGAGAAGACAGGTTTGTACCTTGGTCCCGAGCGTTATACACTGGAGCACATGCCAGTCGACATAATGCGGGGTGAGATCTTCACTGCATGCCGAACGTGA
- the LOC122299381 gene encoding uncharacterized protein LOC122299381 isoform X4, with the protein MDGNSQNTAPPVEGVAGGGTAYGWSHDGLHTSTSIKGSIDPSEVPSADLVHVWCMPSTANVGPQELPRDLEPINLLAARNERESVQIALRPKVSWGGSGIAGLVQVHCNDLCSTSGDRLVVGQELTMRRVVLVLGVPDALVPLDLPVSQLSLLPGETTAVWLSINVPSTQAPGQYEGDVIITAIKTDAGSLAQCLSKAEKHKLYTELRSCLDIVEPIEEKPLEEMVERVKSARTSIRRVLLSPSFSEFFSDNGQVDMMDEDAISNLSVRVKLHLTVWDFIIPATPSLPAVFGISDTVIEDRFGVEHGTDEWYEALDQHFQWLLQYRISPYFCRWGDSMRVLTYTCPWPANHPKSDEYFSDPRLVAYAVPYRAVSGSDASKDYLQKEIEILRTKTHWKKAYFYLWDEPLNLEQYNSIRTMASEIHSFAPDARVLTTYYCGPSDAPLAPSAFDAFVKVPSFLRPHTQIYCTSEWVLGNREDLAKDIIAEIQPENGVVDICLPGTIRSASQLAPWNARYTTPCCFLACMERRWYGVLILGCQLL; encoded by the exons ATGGATG GTAATTCTCAAAATACTGCGCCACCAGTCGAAGGTGTTGCTGGAGGAGGTACTGCTTATGGCTGGAGCCATGATGGCTTACACACTTCAACTTCAATTAAGGGATCAATTGACCCCAGTGAGGTTCCGTCCGCTGATTTGGTGCATGTGTGGTGCATGCCAAGCACTGCAAACGTTGGGCCACAGGAATTGCCAAGAGACTTGGAACCT ATAAATCTTCTTGCAGCcagaaatgaaagagaaagtgTTCAAATTGCTCTACGTCCAAAAGTTTCTTGGGGTGGATCTGGTATTGCAGGGCTTGTGCAAGTTCATTGTAATGATTTATGCTCCACGAGTGGTGATCG CTTGGTTGTTGGACAGGAGTTAACAATGCGACGTGTAGTGCTCGTGTTAGGTGTTCCAGATGCTCTTGTGCCCCTCGATCTTCCAGTTAGCCAGTTAAGCCTACTTCCAGG AGAGACCACTGCAGTTTGGCTTTCCATTAATGTTCCGAGCACACAGGCCCCTGGTCAATATGAGGGGGATGTCATCATTACTGCTATAAAAACCGATGCTGG ATCTCTAGCACAATGCTTGAGCAAAGCCGAGAAGCATAAACTTTACACAGAACTTAGGAGCTGTCTTGACATTGTGGAGCCCATTGAGGAAAAACCTTTGGAAGAAATG GTAGAAAGAGTGAAATCCGCCCGTACATCTATAAGAAGAGTTCTTCTGTCTCCCTCGTTTTCTGAATTCTTTTCAGATAATGGCCAAGTTGATATGATGGATGAAGATGCTATTTCAAATCTTTCAGTACGTGTGAAATTACATTTGACAGTTTGGGACTTCATTATTCCTGCAACTCCTTCTCTTCCTGCTGTTTTTGGT ATATCTGATACTGTGATCGAGGATCGTTTTGGTGTTGAACATGGGACTGATGAGTGGTATGAAGCATTGGATCAGCATTTCCAGTGGCTTCTTCAATATAGAATTAGCCCATATTTCTGCAGATGGGGAGATAGTATGCGTGTTTTGACATACACCTGCCCTTGGCCAG CCAATCATCCAAAATCAGATGAATATTTTTCGGACCCACGACTTGTGGCATATGCTGTACCATATAGAGCAGTCTCTGG TAGTGATGCTTCAAAGGATTACTTGCAGAAGGAAATTGAGATATTGAGGACAAAGACTCACTGGAAGAAagcttatttttatttgtggGATGAG CCTCTAAACTTGGAACAATATAATTCCATTCGCACCATGGCCAGTGAGATTCACAGTTTTGCACCTGATGCACGTGTCTTAACTACATACTACTGTG GACCAAGTGATGCACCTCTTGCACCGTCTGCTTTTGATGCTTTTGTAAAAGTTCCAAGTTTTTTGCGCCCACATACTCAAATTTATTGCACAAG TGAGTGGGTGCTTGGCAACCGAGAAGATTTGGCAAAGGATATTATTGCTGAAATACAACCAGAAAATG GAGTGGTGGACATATGTTTGCCTGGGACCATCCGATCCGCATCCCAATTGGCACCTTGGAATGCGAGGTACACAACACCGTGCTGTTTTCTGGCGTGTATGGAAAGAAGGTGGTACGGGGTTCTTATATTGGGGTGCCAACTGCTATGA
- the LOC122299805 gene encoding protein FAM133-like — MDLETENRIAAMLMKEAAELRRQAEKEGVHAYLKQPNSRFRPNSRFLTATVLGVQQANRAVEVNEMWRARQKELELDDRCKDKYINGSSNSSSRIDNYGVTRSKRTLVNVNNASASCSSSERVYESGSSREDEELEEFLHSRAKRGRGGVGPRMDETGPYLPRSLDSIEDRSTSPNVCRRHVVYGPEKPSTLKSHDSSEEEPNEEKRKKSKKLHSGSSNKQHSRKHRSKDNSKDKKKERKEEERNKHRK; from the exons ATGGATCTTGAGACGGAGAACAGAATAGCTGCAATGCTTATGAAAGAAGCAGCAGAATTGCGGCGACAAGCAGAGAAGGAAGGTGTGCATGCCTATCTTAAACAACCCAATTCACGGTTTCGGCCCAATTCACGGTTTCTAACTGCAACTGTTCTTGGAGTACAACAAG CAAATCGAGCTGTGGAAGTGAATGAGATGTGGCGAGCCCGACAAAAAGAGCTAGAGCTGGATGATAGATGTAAAGACAAATATATAAATGGAAGTAGTAATAGCAGCAGCCGTATTGACAATTACGGTGTAACCAGAAGTAAGAGGACTCTTGTAAATGTTAACAATGCAAGTGCTTCATGTTCATCAAGTGAAAGAGTATATGAGAGTGGCTCTTCaagggaagatgaagaacttgAGGAATTTCTACACTCGAG GGCCAAACGTGGTAGAGGTGGTGTTGGCCCAAGGATGGATGAAACGGGTCCGTATCTTCCACGTTCTTTGGACTCCATAGAAGATCGGTCAACGAGCCCTAATGTATGTAGACGCCATGTTGTCTATGGTCCTGAGAAACCTTCTACACTGAAGTCACATGATTCTTCAGAAGAGGAGCCTAACGAGGAAAAGCGGAAGAAGTCAAAAAAGCTTCACTCAGGGAGCTCCAACAAACAACACTCAAGGAAGCACAGATCCAAAGATAATTCTAAGGAtaagaaaaaggagagaaaggagGAGGAAAGAAATAAACATCGCAAGTAA